In a single window of the Pedococcus dokdonensis genome:
- a CDS encoding VWA domain-containing protein gives MTFQWPWLLLALFAVPVLVLAYRAQLRRRELGRARLAAEGLVAASAGRPDRWRHVAPILLLAALTLLLASLARPAATVAEPRREGTVILAFDVSTSMAAKDLAPTRLDAAKAAAKAFVAKQPATIRLGVVAFGDSAVIAQQPTDDRAEVLAAIDRLTPQGGTALGRGIVSSISAIAGKPISVDENGEDGTAGGDDLGYYGSAAVVLLSDGENTTDPDPLVLAELASTAGVRIYPIGLGSPQGTVLEVDGFQISTRLDEDTLKQIAETTDGAYYAASDSTALSKVYSSIDLAWTARTEEREITSWFASAAAVLLLLGASVSVLRSGRVV, from the coding sequence ATGACCTTCCAGTGGCCGTGGCTGCTCCTCGCCCTGTTCGCCGTCCCCGTGCTGGTCCTCGCCTACCGCGCCCAGCTGCGGCGTCGCGAGCTCGGGCGCGCCCGCCTCGCCGCCGAAGGTCTGGTCGCCGCGTCGGCCGGACGCCCGGACCGGTGGCGGCACGTGGCGCCGATCCTGTTGCTCGCCGCGCTGACGCTGCTGCTGGCCTCGTTGGCCAGGCCGGCTGCCACGGTGGCCGAGCCCCGCCGCGAGGGCACCGTCATCCTGGCCTTCGACGTCTCCACGAGCATGGCAGCCAAGGACCTCGCCCCGACCCGGCTGGACGCCGCGAAGGCCGCCGCCAAGGCGTTCGTGGCCAAGCAGCCGGCCACGATCCGGCTCGGGGTCGTGGCGTTCGGGGACTCGGCGGTGATCGCCCAGCAGCCCACTGACGACCGCGCGGAGGTACTCGCCGCCATCGACCGGTTGACCCCGCAGGGCGGTACCGCGTTGGGCCGCGGGATCGTCTCGTCGATCAGCGCCATCGCCGGCAAGCCGATCAGCGTCGACGAGAACGGCGAGGACGGCACCGCCGGTGGCGACGACCTCGGCTACTACGGATCCGCTGCGGTCGTCCTGCTGTCCGACGGCGAGAACACGACCGACCCCGACCCGCTGGTCCTGGCCGAGCTCGCCTCCACCGCGGGCGTGCGGATCTACCCGATCGGACTGGGCAGCCCGCAGGGCACGGTGCTCGAGGTCGACGGGTTCCAGATCTCCACCCGGCTCGACGAGGACACCCTGAAGCAGATCGCCGAGACCACGGACGGCGCCTACTACGCGGCCAGTGACAGCACCGCCCTGAGCAAGGTCTACAGCAGCATCGACCTCGCCTGGACGGCGCGGACCGAGGAGCGCGAGATCACCTCGTGGTTCGCCTCTGCGGCAGCCGTCCTGCTGCTGCTCGGCGCGAGCGTCTCGGTGCTCCGTTCCGGACGGGTGGTGTGA
- a CDS encoding AAA family ATPase has translation MEPHRPDLGRQHPLEQALYEVKKTIVGQDVLLERMLVALLARGHLLVEGVPGLAKTMAIKTLAQAIGGEFQRIQFTPDLVPADVIGTRIYNQKDGEFQVSLGPVFANLVLADEINRAPAKVQSALLEVMQERQVTIGRETFKAPDPFLVMATQNPIESEGTYALPEAQVDRFMLKTLIGYPTASEEFVVVERMTTTFEAAQRVLEPGQLVEFQKQTDAVYVDPAVIEYAVRLASATRSPESVGLPDLARYLSFGASPRASINLVLAGKALAFLRGRDFARPQDVRDLARDVMRHRLVLSYEALAEGIGPDDLLSPVLEAVTMPDVPLRERRQQTGAASSGQSTAQTTWATGPR, from the coding sequence ATGGAACCGCACCGCCCCGATCTCGGTCGGCAGCACCCCCTGGAGCAGGCGCTCTACGAGGTGAAGAAGACGATCGTCGGCCAGGACGTGCTCCTGGAGCGCATGCTCGTGGCGCTGCTGGCCCGCGGCCACCTGCTCGTCGAGGGCGTGCCCGGCCTCGCGAAGACGATGGCGATCAAGACGCTGGCCCAGGCGATCGGCGGTGAGTTCCAACGGATCCAGTTCACCCCCGACCTCGTGCCCGCCGACGTCATCGGCACCCGCATCTACAACCAGAAGGACGGTGAGTTCCAGGTCTCGCTCGGCCCGGTCTTCGCCAACCTCGTCCTCGCGGACGAGATCAACCGGGCGCCGGCGAAGGTGCAGAGCGCCCTGTTGGAGGTGATGCAGGAGCGGCAGGTGACGATCGGTCGCGAGACCTTCAAGGCGCCCGACCCGTTCCTCGTGATGGCCACCCAGAACCCGATCGAGTCCGAGGGGACCTATGCGCTGCCCGAGGCGCAGGTCGACCGCTTCATGCTCAAGACGCTGATCGGATACCCCACTGCCTCAGAGGAGTTCGTCGTCGTGGAGCGCATGACGACAACCTTCGAAGCGGCGCAGCGGGTGCTGGAGCCCGGCCAGCTGGTCGAGTTCCAGAAGCAGACCGACGCGGTCTACGTCGACCCCGCGGTGATCGAGTATGCCGTGCGGCTGGCGAGCGCGACCCGGTCGCCGGAGTCGGTCGGGCTGCCGGATCTCGCCAGGTACCTGTCGTTCGGCGCGAGCCCGCGGGCCTCGATCAACCTGGTCCTCGCAGGCAAGGCGCTGGCCTTCCTCCGGGGGCGCGACTTCGCCCGCCCCCAGGACGTCCGCGACCTCGCGCGCGACGTGATGCGGCACCGGCTGGTGCTGTCCTACGAGGCCCTGGCCGAGGGCATCGGGCCCGACGACCTGCTCAGCCCCGTCCTCGAAGCCGTCACCATGCCCGACGTCCCGCTTCGCGAGCGGCGCCAGCAGACCGGCGCTGCGAGCTCCGGCCAGTCCACCGCGCAGACCACATGGGCGACCGGACCACGCTGA
- a CDS encoding S1C family serine protease, giving the protein MDRLGSPLVVDPPQGVADEESREPRSRRRADRLRGLTRSPRRWLVATLVVAVVLAVGVYALTRGPETPPITATDVNKAVQDGIAKAQQDEAKAPTDATTAYQAALPSIVTISTVRGGGQRGTGAGVVASAEGSVLTARHVVDGASSIEVAFSDGTKSPATVAEQDEDTDIAVLTPQRLPQVVVPAVLGGGAKVGDDVFALGHPLGLNGSLSAGVVSALDRTIRVDSSQTLKGLIQFDAAVNPGNSGGPLLDKAGQVVGIVTGLANPSEQNFFVGIGFAVPIATAGGVVGAPPQ; this is encoded by the coding sequence GTGGACCGGCTCGGCTCGCCCCTTGTCGTCGATCCGCCCCAGGGGGTGGCCGACGAGGAGTCGCGCGAGCCACGCAGCCGGCGACGGGCAGACCGGCTGCGCGGCCTGACGCGGTCACCTCGGCGGTGGCTCGTCGCCACCCTGGTGGTGGCTGTCGTCCTGGCGGTCGGCGTCTACGCCCTCACCCGCGGCCCCGAGACTCCCCCGATCACCGCCACCGACGTCAACAAGGCGGTGCAGGACGGCATCGCCAAGGCCCAGCAGGACGAGGCGAAGGCACCCACCGACGCCACCACGGCATACCAGGCGGCGCTCCCGTCGATCGTCACCATCTCGACGGTGCGCGGTGGCGGCCAGCGCGGCACCGGCGCCGGCGTCGTCGCCAGCGCCGAGGGCTCGGTCCTCACCGCGCGGCACGTCGTCGACGGCGCCAGCAGCATCGAGGTCGCGTTCTCCGACGGCACGAAGTCACCCGCGACGGTCGCCGAGCAGGACGAGGACACCGACATCGCGGTGCTCACTCCGCAGCGCCTGCCTCAGGTCGTCGTCCCGGCTGTCCTGGGTGGTGGCGCCAAGGTCGGCGACGACGTCTTCGCCCTCGGACACCCGTTGGGGCTCAACGGATCCCTGTCGGCCGGCGTGGTCTCGGCCCTCGACCGCACCATCCGGGTCGACAGCAGCCAGACCCTCAAGGGACTCATCCAGTTCGACGCCGCCGTCAACCCGGGCAACTCCGGCGGACCGCTGCTCGACAAGGCCGGCCAGGTGGTCGGCATCGTCACCGGACTGGCCAACCCGTCCGAGCAGAACTTCTTCGTGGGCATCGGCTTCGCGGTGCCCATCGCCACTGCCGGCGGGGTCGTCGGCGCCCCACCCCAGTAA
- a CDS encoding DUF58 domain-containing protein, protein MGDRTTLSPGPPGPGTLTAESLLRRLEWRVVRRLDGRLQGDYRTLFRGTGIDFTDLREYEPGDDLRHIDWNVTARMDTPYVREYVEDREITAWLLLDRSASMGFGPVDRQKSLVLAEIATTIAHILARGGNSVGAVLFDGDVATIPPAQGRRQVLRISQALLQPPAAARPKDTTDLSRMLHATLGLARRRSLLVIVSDFITQPGWEHPLSLLTRRHDVVAIQVVDPRESELPAVGMVYVEDAETGEQIFVDTNDPVFRERLAAAAAERQDALVAAARRAGTDIHPVATDDDLVRALARISELRRRRRR, encoded by the coding sequence ATGGGCGACCGGACCACGCTGAGCCCCGGACCACCCGGTCCCGGGACCCTGACCGCCGAGAGCCTGCTCCGGCGGTTGGAGTGGCGTGTCGTCCGCCGGCTCGACGGCCGGCTGCAGGGCGACTACCGGACGCTGTTCCGGGGCACCGGGATCGACTTCACCGACCTGCGCGAGTACGAGCCGGGTGACGACCTGCGGCACATCGACTGGAACGTCACCGCCCGGATGGACACCCCCTACGTCCGGGAGTACGTCGAGGACCGGGAGATCACTGCCTGGCTGCTGCTGGACCGCTCGGCCTCGATGGGCTTCGGCCCGGTCGACCGCCAGAAGTCGTTGGTGCTGGCCGAGATCGCGACGACGATCGCGCACATCCTGGCCCGCGGCGGCAACTCGGTCGGGGCCGTGCTGTTCGACGGTGACGTCGCCACCATCCCACCCGCCCAGGGCCGCAGACAGGTGCTGCGGATCAGCCAGGCCCTGCTGCAGCCCCCGGCCGCAGCTCGGCCGAAGGACACGACCGACCTGTCCAGGATGTTGCACGCCACGCTCGGGCTCGCCCGCCGCCGGTCGCTGCTCGTCATCGTCTCCGACTTCATCACCCAGCCCGGCTGGGAGCACCCGCTGTCCCTGCTGACCCGCCGGCACGACGTCGTGGCGATCCAGGTCGTCGACCCCCGTGAGTCCGAGCTGCCTGCGGTGGGCATGGTCTACGTCGAGGACGCCGAGACGGGCGAGCAGATCTTCGTCGACACCAACGACCCGGTGTTCCGTGAGCGGCTGGCGGCCGCGGCGGCCGAACGGCAGGACGCCCTGGTCGCGGCGGCACGTCGGGCGGGCACCGACATCCACCCGGTGGCCACGGACGACGACCTGGTGCGCGCCCTCGCGCGGATCTCCGAGCTGCGGCGGCGGAGGCGGCGATGA
- a CDS encoding CGNR zinc finger domain-containing protein — translation MVEGPHWIEVRGLVLPRPVGGHPALDFVNTRSGWGEPAPAIPDGEPDPREFLRSYDHVAVFAEHAGLLDAASVAALRRRAATRPRDAEDLLAAARELRSRLRAVLLDPRDQRAVRALSRLVQPALAQLHLVPGDQPRWDVGGGLDRPLSAIAWTAAQAVTGADLASVHTCPGHDCGWLFLDPRGRRRWCSMRSCGNRAKVAAHAERQRA, via the coding sequence GTGGTGGAGGGTCCGCACTGGATCGAGGTCCGGGGTCTCGTGCTGCCCCGACCGGTCGGCGGGCACCCCGCACTCGACTTCGTGAACACCCGCTCCGGCTGGGGCGAACCGGCCCCCGCGATCCCCGACGGCGAACCCGACCCGCGGGAGTTCCTGCGTTCCTACGACCACGTCGCCGTCTTCGCCGAGCACGCCGGGCTGCTCGACGCGGCGTCGGTCGCGGCCCTGCGTCGTCGCGCGGCCACCCGTCCCCGCGACGCCGAGGACCTCCTCGCCGCGGCGAGGGAGCTGCGCTCCCGGCTGCGCGCAGTGCTCCTCGACCCGCGGGACCAGCGCGCGGTGCGCGCCCTGTCGCGACTGGTCCAGCCGGCCCTCGCCCAGCTCCACCTGGTGCCCGGGGACCAGCCTCGCTGGGACGTCGGCGGCGGCCTCGACCGCCCCCTCTCGGCGATCGCGTGGACCGCCGCCCAGGCCGTCACCGGTGCCGACCTGGCCAGCGTGCACACCTGCCCGGGCCACGACTGCGGCTGGCTCTTCCTCGACCCGCGTGGCCGGCGGCGCTGGTGCAGCATGCGTTCCTGCGGCAACCGCGCGAAGGTCGCCGCGCATGCGGAGCGCCAGCGGGCCTGA
- a CDS encoding VWA domain-containing protein gives MSFALPYALLGLLAVPVLVAAYLWQLRRRRRNAVRFSNVALIRAVLPRQRMWRRHLPVALVLASLALLGLAAGRPQVRAAVPVSSSAVILAVDVSGSMCATDVDPNRLAAAQEAVRRFIDEQDDRTRIGLVVFSGFAQVAVAPTTNKADLRQAVDGLTTGRGTTIGAAILKSIDAISEINPSVAPADGGAATGADPDDQAPTPDAPATPAPESPKTVPEIVVLLTDGANTRGVTPQEAAVQAAARGVRVYPIGFGTTNPTQMVCTSDQLGGGLFDGPPGGFGGGLGPGGRNFLVVDEEALQTVARTTGGEYFKASDADQLQGVLNDLPKHVDVQERNVEVSVAFAGLAALLLLLGLGLAGRWTAHPQ, from the coding sequence GTGTCCTTCGCGCTCCCCTACGCCCTGCTCGGCCTGCTGGCCGTCCCGGTCCTCGTCGCGGCATACCTGTGGCAGCTGCGGCGGCGGCGACGCAACGCGGTGCGCTTCTCCAACGTCGCCCTGATCCGCGCCGTGCTGCCCCGCCAGCGGATGTGGCGGCGTCACCTGCCGGTCGCGCTGGTGCTGGCAAGCCTGGCCCTGCTCGGCCTGGCCGCGGGACGACCGCAGGTCCGCGCCGCCGTCCCCGTGTCGAGCTCCGCGGTGATCCTCGCGGTCGACGTGTCGGGGTCGATGTGCGCGACCGACGTCGACCCGAACCGGTTGGCCGCCGCCCAGGAGGCGGTGCGCAGGTTCATCGACGAGCAGGACGACCGGACCAGGATCGGGCTGGTGGTGTTCTCCGGCTTCGCGCAGGTCGCCGTGGCGCCGACGACGAACAAGGCCGACCTCCGACAGGCGGTCGACGGCCTCACCACCGGCCGCGGCACCACGATCGGCGCGGCCATCCTCAAGTCGATCGACGCCATCTCAGAGATCAACCCGTCGGTGGCGCCGGCCGACGGTGGCGCCGCGACGGGTGCCGACCCGGACGACCAGGCGCCGACCCCCGACGCCCCGGCGACGCCGGCCCCCGAGTCGCCGAAGACGGTGCCCGAGATCGTCGTCCTCCTGACCGACGGCGCCAACACGCGCGGTGTGACTCCTCAGGAGGCTGCCGTCCAGGCCGCGGCACGGGGCGTGCGCGTCTACCCGATCGGGTTCGGCACCACCAACCCGACGCAGATGGTCTGCACCAGCGACCAGCTCGGCGGTGGGCTGTTCGACGGTCCTCCGGGCGGCTTCGGTGGCGGCCTCGGGCCCGGTGGACGCAACTTCCTCGTGGTCGACGAGGAGGCGCTCCAGACGGTGGCAAGAACCACCGGGGGCGAGTACTTCAAGGCCAGCGACGCCGACCAGCTGCAGGGAGTGCTCAACGACCTCCCGAAGCACGTCGACGTGCAGGAGCGGAACGTCGAGGTCAGCGTGGCGTTCGCCGGGCTGGCGGCGCTGCTGCTCCTGCTCGGCCTCGGTCTCGCGGGTCGCTGGACCGCCCACCCCCAGTAG